In Rutidosis leptorrhynchoides isolate AG116_Rl617_1_P2 chromosome 2, CSIRO_AGI_Rlap_v1, whole genome shotgun sequence, one genomic interval encodes:
- the LOC139892092 gene encoding protein IQ-DOMAIN 21-like — MAKTRRWFGIVRRKILRSPPRHSETIIVLHTNNTTFSQEQIPSASIASSAPPPAPPVTSTTIIIATNIDDHVSCVDVSSINESVAATKIQTSFRRHLAQRAYKALRSLVRLQALVRGAYVRKQSRIALDCMHTLARLQVVVRAHQLHLLTSNTSSCSPV, encoded by the exons ATGGCGAAAACCCGTAGATGGTTTGGAATTGTGAGAAGGAAAATTCTCCGATCACCTCCTCGTCACTCTGAGACCATAATTGTCCTTCACACGAACAATACAACATTCTCACAAGAACAAATACCGTCTGCATCAATTGCATCATCAGCaccaccaccagcaccaccagtcACAAGCACAACTATAATCATAGCCACCAACATTGATGATCATGTATCATGTGTCGACGTATCATCCATCAACGAGAGTGTTGCAGCAACTAAGATCCAAACCAGCTTTCGACGTCACCTT GCACAAAGAGCCTATAAAGCATTGAGGAGTTTGGTAAGGTTGCAAGCACTAGTACGAGGAGCGTACGTGAGGAAACAGTCTCGCATAGCTTTAGATTGTATGCACACTCTTGCTCGGCTTCAAGTTGTCGTTCGAGCTCACCAGCTTCACCTTCTCACTTCTAACACTAGCTCTTGTTCACCGGTGTGA
- the LOC139892093 gene encoding bifunctional nuclease 2 yields MLRLQLCARTFISSGGGDFSDHQTSLSSNNQLRLSSSSSISYSIYQLNRHYHRRRRSGLVVISCTRSRNFEYDDGDDYFEASVLMTETLMHYQMRIQGYQVAKNWYPTGNLLSSNQGKGPRTNIPTIGPELLSQFRSPTIFLKISCDCDGDYLLPIIVGESAVERLISSSLEDEGSPNQFQLVRNITGKLGYKVKLVQITERVDNIYYANICWHKPDAEDIIVDARPSDAINVAKRCRAPIYVSKEIVLADAIKIVYQTGKLRNRKPIYDVYLDSAIDGPDVLAEELDLVTKMNLAVKEERYSDAAMWRDKLLKLLSMRTE; encoded by the exons ATGCTCCGACTACAATTATGCGCTCGCACGTTCATCAGCTCCGGCGGCGGTGACTTCTCCGATCACCAAACATCATTATCCTCAAATAATCAGCTCAgactctcttcttcttcttcaatttcatATTCCATATATCAACTAAACCGACATTATCATCGTCGACGGCGATCGGGACTGGTTGTAATATCTTGTACAAGATCTAGAAACTTCGAATATGATGACGGTGATGATTACTTTGAAGCTTCTGTTTTAATGACAG AAACTCTTATGCACTATCAGATGCGTATACAAGGGTACCAAGTGGCAAAAAATTGGTACCCTACTGGAAATTTGCTTTCATCAAATCAAGGAAAAGGTCCTAGAACTAATATCCCAACAATTGGACCAGAATTACTTAGCCAATTTCGAAGTCCCACTATATTCCTGAAAATTTCATGTGATTGTGATGGAGATTATTTGCTACCAATAATCGTAG GTGAATCTGCTGTTGAAAGGCTAATAAGCTCCTCACTGGAAGATGAG GGTTCCCCTAACCAGTTTCAGCTCGTGAGAAATATTACAGGGAAACTTGGCTATAAA GTAAAATTGGTGCAGATTACAGAAAGAGTGGATAATATATACTATGCGAATATATGTTGGCACAAG CCAGATGCAGAAGATATTATAGTGGATGCGCGTCCTTCAGATGCCATAAATGTGGCTAAAAGATGTCGG GCACCAATTTATGTAAGCAAAGAAATTGTTTTGGCTGACGCGATTAAGATAGTCTACCAGACGGGAAAATTGCGTAATAGAAAACCTATATATGACGTGTATTTGGACAG TGCCATAGATGGTCCGGATGTACTTGCTGAGGAGCTTGACTTAGTTACAAAAATGAATCTTGCTGTCAAGGAAGAACGATACAGCGATGCAG CTATGTGGAGAGACAAACTATTAAAATTACTCTCAATGAGAACAGAGTGA